One stretch of Anolis carolinensis isolate JA03-04 chromosome 3, rAnoCar3.1.pri, whole genome shotgun sequence DNA includes these proteins:
- the dusp29 gene encoding dual specificity phosphatase 29 isoform X1: MSSTALKSGKISAYAAVKVDPDGDYCTPGAFDLERLFWKGSPKYTHVNEVWPNLYIGDEKTALDRYSLEKAGFTHILNAAHGRWNVDTGPEYYSDMNIEYHGVEADDLPTFNLSPFFYSAAEFIHTALQNETNKILVHCAMGRSRSAALVLAYLMIYKNMTVVDAIDQVLQHRCILPNRGFLKQLRELDIKLALERRDNMNGTNSSEKTGTSTETEI; this comes from the exons ATGTCTTCAACAGCCCTGAAATCTGGGAAGATAAGTGCGTACGCAGCAGTCAAAGTAGACCCAGATGGAGATTACTGTACTCCTGGAGCATTTGACCTGGAGAGGCTCTTCTGGAAAGGCAGCCCCAAGTACACACATGTCAACGAAGTGTGGCCCAACCTCTACATAGGAGATGA gaaaactGCACTGGACCGTTACAGCCTTGAAAAAGCTGGCTTCACCCACATCCTCAACGCAGCCCACGGCCGGTGGAACGTGGACACAGGACCAGAATACTACAGTGACATGAATATCGAATACCACGGTGTGGAGGCAGATGATCTCCCCACCTTTAATCTCAGCCCGTTCTTTTACTCTGCTGCGGAGTTCATCCATACAGCACTCCAGAATGAGACAA ACAAGATTTTGGTACATTGTGCCATGGGTCGCAGCCGCTCAGCTGCCTTGGTCCTCGCTTATCTGATGATTTACAAGAACATGACGGTGGTTGATGCCATAGATCAAGTCCTCCAGCACAGGTGTATTCTCCCAAACCGCGGCTTCCTGAAACAGCTAAGAGAACTGGATATAAAACTGGCCCTGGAAAGGAGGGACAACATGAATGGGACCAACTCCTCTGAAAAGACGGGGACCAGCACAGAGACCGAGATCTAG